One window from the genome of Alkalihalobacillus sp. LMS6 encodes:
- a CDS encoding STAS domain-containing protein, with the protein MSETNQLPVPYFELDETYKIVTRSTQANQAFKQAESFLELLDIGSVEKVKRFFSSRESGKIEMNMDTIEAPYVLHNMFVNWDESRIHVICIKQDGNLTELIEKVQKQSRRLAQTDFELLEKKEELEESLSMIKQLSAPFISISSELAFVPFFGDLDEHLIKQNQEIISKNVYQANFDYLFFDFSGVGNVTSLGMRELLRLVQALQIMGIETRVIGLRPEHAQLVHGNDIQKRAEFNGSLAEMIRKHM; encoded by the coding sequence ATGTCCGAAACTAATCAATTACCTGTTCCCTACTTTGAGCTAGATGAAACGTATAAAATTGTTACACGTTCAACGCAAGCAAACCAAGCATTTAAGCAAGCAGAATCTTTCTTGGAACTTTTAGATATAGGAAGTGTGGAGAAAGTGAAACGCTTTTTTTCTAGTCGAGAAAGCGGAAAGATTGAAATGAACATGGATACCATTGAAGCACCTTATGTGTTGCATAATATGTTCGTCAATTGGGATGAGAGTCGAATTCATGTTATCTGTATTAAACAAGATGGAAATTTAACGGAGCTTATTGAAAAAGTACAAAAGCAAAGTCGGCGTTTAGCGCAAACGGACTTTGAATTACTTGAGAAAAAAGAAGAGCTAGAAGAGTCGCTAAGTATGATTAAACAATTGTCTGCTCCGTTTATATCCATTTCTTCAGAACTTGCGTTTGTACCGTTTTTTGGTGACTTAGATGAGCATTTAATCAAACAAAACCAAGAAATCATTTCGAAAAATGTGTATCAAGCAAATTTTGACTACCTCTTTTTTGATTTTAGTGGTGTTGGAAACGTCACGAGTTTAGGAATGAGGGAGTTGTTACGTTTAGTCCAAGCTTTACAAATTATGGGGATTGAAACACGCGTTATTGGTCTTAGGCCAGAGCATGCTCAACTTGTTCATGGAAATGACATTCAAAAACGCGCTGAGTTTAACGGAAGTTTAGCAGAAATGATTCGCAAACATATGTAA
- a CDS encoding peptide chain release factor 3, with the protein MNGTITDKINSRRTFAIISHPDAGKTTLTEKLLLFGGAIREAGTVKGRKNAKHATSDWMEIEKQRGISVTSSVLEFLYDGYHVNILDTPGHEDFSEDTYRTLTAADSATMLIDAAKGVEAQTKKLFKVCKLRGIPIFTFINKLDRQGRDPFELMEELENLLGIRSFPMGWPIGMGQSFKAVYDRINKRLELFNPNNPKDIDIISVTGPDDPKIDEVVGDEELVQQFREELELLDVAGDDYDLDKINKGELTPIFFGSAISSFGVQTYLDHFLNLSPAPSPRDSSIGTIDPMEREQFSGFIFKVQANMNAKHRDRVAFLRITSGTFKRGMAVKHVRTNKPLKLSQPTQFLAQSRSIVDEAYAGDIIGLFDPGHFRIGDTLVEGESFEFSEMPHFSPEHFSAITVKEALKHKSYEKGLQQLTEEGAIQLFRTYNKYIEQQIVGVVGVLQFEVLEHRLKSEYHVDIQMDRQPFSFARWIDGEEKDMNLFKDKQRNLVIDKEGRIVALFENEFQMRTAKEKYPNLMFYENSFYKKTVE; encoded by the coding sequence ATGAACGGAACAATAACAGATAAAATTAATTCAAGACGAACCTTTGCGATTATCTCCCACCCTGATGCAGGGAAAACAACCTTAACAGAAAAACTTTTGTTGTTTGGTGGAGCCATTCGCGAAGCCGGTACGGTTAAAGGCAGAAAAAATGCCAAACACGCAACAAGTGACTGGATGGAAATTGAAAAACAACGTGGTATTTCCGTCACAAGCTCAGTTCTTGAATTTTTGTATGACGGCTATCACGTCAATATTTTAGATACGCCAGGTCACGAAGACTTCTCAGAAGATACCTACCGCACATTAACGGCAGCTGACTCTGCGACGATGTTAATTGATGCAGCGAAAGGGGTCGAGGCTCAAACGAAAAAGTTATTTAAAGTTTGTAAGCTTCGTGGAATCCCAATTTTTACGTTCATTAATAAGCTTGACCGTCAAGGGAGAGATCCATTTGAACTGATGGAAGAACTTGAAAACCTATTAGGTATTCGCTCGTTTCCAATGGGCTGGCCAATCGGCATGGGGCAATCGTTTAAAGCCGTATATGATCGGATCAATAAACGATTAGAACTTTTTAACCCGAACAATCCGAAAGATATTGATATTATCTCCGTCACTGGTCCCGATGATCCTAAAATTGATGAAGTTGTTGGAGATGAAGAGCTTGTACAACAATTTCGTGAAGAATTGGAACTACTAGATGTTGCAGGGGATGACTATGATCTCGACAAAATTAATAAAGGTGAACTAACACCAATCTTTTTTGGCTCGGCGATTTCAAGCTTTGGGGTTCAAACATACCTTGACCACTTTTTAAATTTGTCACCTGCACCAAGTCCGCGAGACAGCTCCATTGGAACAATTGATCCGATGGAACGTGAACAGTTTTCAGGCTTCATTTTTAAAGTACAGGCGAATATGAATGCAAAACACCGAGATCGAGTTGCGTTTCTACGAATTACGTCTGGTACATTTAAACGGGGGATGGCCGTTAAACATGTAAGAACAAATAAACCATTAAAACTTTCTCAACCGACTCAGTTCTTGGCTCAGAGCCGTAGCATTGTTGATGAAGCATACGCTGGTGACATTATTGGCTTGTTTGATCCTGGTCATTTCCGAATCGGTGATACCCTTGTTGAAGGAGAATCGTTCGAGTTTAGTGAGATGCCTCACTTCTCGCCAGAACATTTTTCAGCAATTACCGTTAAAGAGGCGCTAAAGCATAAGTCTTATGAAAAAGGTTTGCAACAATTAACAGAAGAAGGCGCCATACAACTATTTCGCACCTATAATAAATATATCGAACAACAAATTGTCGGTGTGGTCGGCGTCCTCCAGTTCGAAGTGCTTGAACATCGCTTAAAAAGTGAGTACCATGTCGACATCCAAATGGATCGTCAACCATTCTCTTTTGCACGTTGGATTGACGGAGAAGAAAAAGATATGAATCTCTTTAAAGACAAACAGCGTAATCTCGTCATCGATAAAGAAGGTCGGATTGTTGCTTTATTTGAAAATGAATTTCAAATGCGAACGGCAAAAGAGAAATACCCGAACCTCATGTTCTACGAAAACTCTTTTTATAAGAAAACGGTTGAATAA
- a CDS encoding B12-binding domain-containing protein gives MEQSWEVLVDALLVGDEDAAWECVRRLSDAGYDSIWIYENLLTKAMAHTGVLWEQNKITIADEHLATSTCDFVLTRYYHYIRQWKKPKNGKSMMFLCLDQEQHDLGIKMCACLLEEYGWTTRLLGASVPLEQAEMMAKKWQPDAIAISVSIPYHARSLDLYIDTLENLPHKPTIVIGGRLVSMYDLSPLCNEQTVLIGTLTQLAEWQESQLGVKADVRN, from the coding sequence ATGGAACAGTCATGGGAAGTTTTAGTTGATGCATTACTCGTCGGGGATGAAGATGCTGCCTGGGAATGTGTCCGTCGCCTTTCAGATGCTGGATATGATAGTATTTGGATCTATGAAAACCTACTAACGAAAGCGATGGCGCATACAGGTGTGTTGTGGGAACAAAATAAAATTACAATTGCAGATGAACACTTAGCGACATCGACATGTGATTTCGTGTTAACGCGCTATTATCATTATATTCGTCAGTGGAAAAAACCTAAAAATGGGAAAAGCATGATGTTTTTATGTTTAGATCAAGAACAACATGACTTAGGAATAAAAATGTGCGCTTGTTTACTGGAAGAATATGGATGGACGACGCGCTTATTAGGCGCAAGTGTTCCGCTAGAACAAGCGGAAATGATGGCGAAAAAATGGCAGCCAGACGCTATTGCCATTTCAGTTTCTATTCCATACCATGCTCGGAGCTTAGATTTATATATTGACACATTAGAAAATTTACCACATAAACCAACCATTGTTATTGGCGGGCGCCTTGTTTCAATGTATGATTTAAGTCCGTTATGTAATGAGCAGACCGTTTTAATCGGCACTTTAACACAATTAGCTGAATGGCAAGAAAGCCAATTAGGGGTGAAGGCGGATGTCCGAAACTAA
- the argF gene encoding ornithine carbamoyltransferase, producing the protein MQSTAVNLTGKHLLTLFDYSVEEVTYLLSEAAKGKKMFQNGESSSVLKGKSLGMIFENASTRTRVSFEVGMTQLGGHALFLSPKDLQIGRGEPIKDTANVLSRYVDAIMIRTNSHQTVEELAAHSSVPVINALTDAYHPCQALADALTIQEKKGKLAGLSLVYVGDGNNVAHSLMAVGAKTGMNVTISSPKGYEVDPIILKRAQDAGKQTGAVISLQADPHLAAKGADIVYTDVWTSMGYENEQSKHIQDLQAYQVNDELMAAAHKQAIFMHCLPAHRDEEVTGSVIDGTQSVVYDQAENRLHVQKAILRSVIAHNGITFGGL; encoded by the coding sequence ATGCAAAGCACTGCCGTCAATTTAACGGGAAAACATCTGTTAACGTTATTCGATTATTCGGTTGAAGAAGTGACTTATTTACTTAGTGAAGCAGCCAAAGGGAAAAAAATGTTTCAAAACGGCGAAAGTTCGTCAGTATTAAAAGGAAAATCACTAGGAATGATTTTCGAAAATGCGTCAACAAGAACAAGAGTCTCGTTTGAAGTAGGAATGACGCAATTAGGAGGCCATGCGTTATTTCTAAGCCCTAAGGATTTACAAATAGGACGTGGCGAGCCGATTAAAGATACCGCTAATGTATTATCTCGTTACGTAGATGCGATCATGATACGTACGAATTCACATCAGACTGTAGAAGAGTTAGCTGCGCATTCATCCGTTCCTGTTATTAATGCACTAACGGATGCTTACCACCCTTGCCAAGCGCTTGCGGATGCATTAACAATTCAAGAAAAGAAGGGAAAGCTTGCTGGTCTGTCACTTGTTTACGTAGGAGATGGAAATAATGTGGCGCATTCACTCATGGCTGTCGGTGCAAAAACAGGCATGAATGTGACGATTTCAAGTCCTAAGGGATATGAAGTAGACCCAATTATTTTAAAGCGTGCGCAAGATGCCGGTAAGCAAACAGGAGCAGTGATTTCACTGCAGGCCGACCCACATTTAGCCGCAAAAGGTGCTGATATCGTTTATACAGATGTCTGGACAAGTATGGGGTATGAAAATGAACAGAGCAAGCATATACAAGATTTACAAGCCTATCAAGTTAATGACGAGCTGATGGCTGCTGCGCATAAACAGGCCATTTTTATGCATTGTTTACCTGCTCATCGAGATGAAGAGGTAACAGGCAGCGTCATTGATGGAACCCAATCTGTTGTATATGACCAAGCTGAAAATCGTCTTCATGTGCAAAAAGCGATTCTGCGTTCGGTAATTGCACATAATGGTATCACTTTCGGGGGACTCTAA
- a CDS encoding ComZ family protein → MTEQEKNMAFMQIAMKYVPEAKEMLEAKGIEIGFDDLQPMLALFTKVMNEAYELGQKDEEQK, encoded by the coding sequence ATGACTGAACAAGAAAAAAACATGGCGTTTATGCAAATTGCAATGAAATACGTACCTGAAGCGAAAGAAATGTTAGAAGCAAAGGGGATTGAAATAGGTTTCGATGATCTTCAGCCGATGTTAGCTTTGTTTACAAAAGTAATGAATGAGGCATATGAATTAGGTCAAAAGGATGAGGAGCAAAAATGA
- the fabF gene encoding beta-ketoacyl-ACP synthase II encodes MEKRRVVVTGIGAVTPLGLHAASSWEAAIAGKSGIGYLTRIDADSYPMKVAAEINDFDPADFMDKKEARRMDRFTQFAVASAKQALEDSGLEINEDNAARVGVWIGSGIGGMETYENQFRTLLEKGPRRVSPFFVPMMIPDMASGQVSIFTGAKGPNSCSVTACASGANSIGDAFKTIQRGDADAMIAGGSEAPITNMAVAGFSSAKAITTTDNPEKASRPFDVNRSGFVMGEGAGILILESLESAKARGAKIYAEIVGYGSTGDAHHMTAPAPDGEGGARAMAAAIADAGLKNEEISYINAHGTSTDLNDPFETQAIKSVLGDYAYDVAISSTKSMTGHLLGAAGAVEAIFSVKAIEEGIVPPTINLEEPDPECDLDYVPNEARKMDVQAVLSNSLGFGGHNTSLVFKRFVE; translated from the coding sequence GTGGAAAAACGACGAGTGGTTGTAACAGGGATCGGTGCTGTTACACCTTTAGGACTTCATGCAGCAAGCTCTTGGGAAGCCGCTATTGCAGGCAAATCAGGGATCGGATATTTGACGCGAATTGATGCAGATTCGTATCCAATGAAAGTGGCTGCCGAAATCAATGATTTCGATCCAGCCGATTTTATGGATAAAAAAGAAGCTAGACGAATGGATCGATTTACACAATTTGCTGTTGCATCAGCAAAGCAAGCGTTAGAAGACTCTGGCTTAGAGATTAACGAGGACAATGCGGCACGTGTTGGCGTATGGATTGGTTCAGGTATCGGTGGAATGGAAACCTATGAAAATCAATTTCGTACGTTGCTTGAAAAAGGGCCAAGACGTGTTAGTCCATTTTTTGTACCAATGATGATTCCAGACATGGCAAGTGGTCAAGTATCCATTTTTACAGGTGCAAAAGGACCAAATTCTTGTTCGGTAACAGCGTGTGCATCAGGAGCAAATTCAATCGGCGATGCGTTCAAAACGATTCAACGTGGCGATGCAGATGCAATGATTGCTGGAGGAAGTGAAGCACCTATTACAAATATGGCTGTTGCAGGCTTTTCCTCAGCAAAAGCCATTACGACCACAGATAACCCGGAAAAAGCATCACGCCCATTTGATGTTAATCGTAGTGGATTTGTAATGGGAGAAGGCGCCGGTATCTTAATTCTCGAAAGCCTTGAGTCTGCAAAAGCCCGTGGCGCAAAGATTTATGCAGAAATTGTTGGCTATGGCTCTACCGGCGATGCTCACCATATGACCGCGCCTGCTCCAGATGGAGAAGGTGGGGCTCGTGCAATGGCAGCAGCGATTGCAGATGCAGGGTTGAAAAATGAAGAGATTAGCTACATTAATGCTCATGGTACGAGCACTGATTTGAATGACCCATTTGAAACGCAAGCGATTAAATCGGTTTTAGGTGATTATGCGTATGATGTTGCGATCAGTTCAACAAAATCAATGACAGGCCATTTATTAGGAGCGGCAGGGGCAGTTGAAGCTATTTTTTCTGTCAAGGCAATTGAAGAGGGGATTGTGCCGCCTACCATTAACCTTGAGGAGCCGGATCCAGAGTGTGATTTGGACTATGTACCGAATGAGGCACGGAAAATGGATGTTCAAGCGGTTTTAAGCAATTCATTAGGCTTCGGTGGACACAACACGTCATTAGTATTTAAACGATTTGTCGAGTAA
- a CDS encoding beta-ketoacyl-ACP synthase III, with translation MAKAGLLGMGRYVPEKVVTNKDFEAFLETSDEWIRSRTGIEERRFAEDVETSEMAFQAARQALEMAQVEAEDIDLILVATVTPDMPFPSVSSMIQHRLGAKKAAAMDISAACAGFIYGIATAQQFIETEAYTNVLVIGVEKLTKVTDINDRNTAVLFGDGAGACVVGPVSEDRGILAFDLGSDGSGGMHINKKNEFIEMNGREVFKFAVRQMGDASIRALTKAGLTKEDVDFLVPHQANIRIMEASRERLELPKEKMSVTVNKYGNTSSASIPMAMVEEIEAGKIKDGDLLVLVGFGAGLVWGSVALRWGR, from the coding sequence ATGGCAAAAGCAGGCTTACTCGGTATGGGACGCTATGTTCCTGAAAAAGTAGTCACAAATAAAGATTTCGAAGCATTTTTAGAAACATCTGATGAATGGATTCGTTCGCGCACAGGAATTGAAGAGAGACGTTTCGCTGAAGATGTAGAAACGTCAGAAATGGCTTTTCAAGCAGCTCGACAAGCGTTAGAGATGGCGCAAGTAGAGGCTGAAGATATTGATTTAATTTTAGTTGCAACGGTGACACCAGATATGCCGTTCCCAAGTGTCTCTTCAATGATTCAACATCGATTAGGTGCGAAAAAAGCAGCTGCAATGGATATAAGCGCTGCCTGTGCTGGGTTCATCTACGGGATCGCCACGGCGCAACAATTTATTGAAACAGAAGCTTACACCAATGTTCTTGTTATTGGCGTGGAAAAACTAACAAAAGTGACAGATATAAATGATCGGAATACAGCGGTTTTATTCGGGGATGGCGCAGGCGCTTGTGTGGTTGGACCAGTTTCTGAAGACCGCGGAATTTTAGCGTTTGATTTAGGTTCGGATGGATCAGGCGGCATGCATATTAATAAAAAGAATGAATTTATTGAAATGAATGGTCGAGAAGTATTTAAATTTGCTGTTCGCCAAATGGGAGACGCCTCTATTCGAGCGTTAACAAAAGCGGGCTTAACGAAGGAAGATGTAGACTTTCTTGTTCCTCACCAAGCGAATATCCGCATTATGGAAGCTTCTCGTGAACGACTTGAATTACCGAAAGAAAAAATGTCAGTAACCGTCAATAAATATGGAAACACGTCTTCTGCTTCCATTCCGATGGCGATGGTTGAAGAGATTGAAGCCGGTAAAATTAAAGACGGAGACTTGTTAGTCCTTGTTGGATTTGGTGCTGGTCTTGTTTGGGGTTCAGTTGCTTTACGCTGGGGCCGGTAA
- a CDS encoding NAD-dependent epimerase/dehydratase family protein, which produces MKKVTVIGGLGFFGSHLSNRFLEEGWEVNAIDSMEKNAEEKKAIDMTMGRNANYTCFPDAASNCIDRAKSSCYIYAARSSRVEEVVAVAEKLDKDDLFVYLSMSEAHYLYRTGNDSQYEEEVVSIETALLKVATDRSFSILILRAPLTYGLHSDIPLSYVAEKVESNEELLYIDDFVTYIFETIQSSIASSALEEKRNHTIDRDEILHDSATTSINEGYLLYKEAQKKWIRQNDLK; this is translated from the coding sequence ATGAAGAAAGTTACCGTGATTGGCGGACTAGGTTTTTTCGGAAGCCATCTAAGCAATCGTTTCTTAGAAGAAGGTTGGGAAGTAAACGCGATTGATTCAATGGAGAAGAATGCCGAAGAGAAAAAAGCGATTGACATGACCATGGGTAGAAATGCTAATTATACATGCTTTCCCGATGCTGCGAGCAATTGCATAGACCGTGCAAAATCGTCATGTTATATTTACGCAGCTAGATCTTCTAGAGTTGAAGAGGTTGTCGCGGTTGCCGAAAAATTAGATAAGGATGACCTTTTTGTGTATCTCTCTATGTCAGAAGCTCACTATCTTTACAGAACAGGTAATGACTCTCAATATGAAGAAGAGGTTGTTTCAATTGAAACAGCATTATTGAAAGTAGCAACAGACCGTTCGTTTTCAATTTTAATTTTACGTGCGCCGTTAACGTACGGACTTCATAGCGATATACCTCTTTCCTATGTTGCTGAGAAAGTCGAGTCGAACGAGGAACTTTTATACATCGATGATTTTGTGACGTATATTTTTGAAACAATTCAATCGTCTATCGCATCTTCTGCTTTAGAAGAAAAGAGGAATCATACGATTGATCGAGATGAAATTCTACACGATTCAGCAACAACATCGATCAATGAAGGATATCTCCTTTATAAAGAAGCACAAAAAAAGTGGATCCGACAAAATGACTTAAAATAA
- a CDS encoding CBS domain-containing protein, producing the protein MQIIVSHTNLDFDGLASLFATKKLQPEANVCLSPQLGARVKQFLHLYADAFGWQSYEEMNWDCVTHITYVDCATPERAGITDYVKNRTIPSKSIDHHHTGETGANITLLVKQLEQQDISLSAIEATLFGLGLYSDTNLLTNDTVTPNDLNAAAFLLTNKMDLKLIGEFLRSSAGEHPLFDTLYENVTFETVHGKTVALTTCVADTYISDVSIVAEEIHRLFAPDATIVLCQLHKHTYVIARANSNDVPVHTLAKQLGGNGHPYAASAICRHQGLQESLPFVRQALEDMIRIQDPVSSIMSWPVHTYSEHSTIKETVATSSHIHHSGFPIVDTNGRLSGIMTKQDLHKAEQFHLGEKLLSSYMTKQVISVEATESIERVKQLMIDHQIGRIPVIDSNQHVIGIITRSDLIHSQQSTSESYSSDDLARFFGHERFSFLQKMGQFADDKGVSIYLVGGIIRDFILQRPFKDMDFVIEGNAIEFAESLADAFGGHVRSHASFLTTTWSHEYEIDLVTARKEFYKRAGALPEVRAGSIKEDLARRDFSINAIAVQLNPSHFGKIIDPFKGREQITKKEITILHPLSFIEDPTRLFRGVRLATRLGFHFDHNTMKQATNMNNALLHISKQRLYHELELMLQEKQFPDQFKTLDHFNVWMLLFGNELDTSKMAHIKTLFNLQLNEVLYLSLIAIAYEQHGHYAKKVEPFALTKRQRKLLNDIQRAERATHLTSLLTLHDALATAEDEAILFIASLPSVKNPSLIQYVERRQQLLPLVTGSDLITAGFEPGQQFSRLLFEIEKQQLLNRFSTKEEALHWITHQKNQYEI; encoded by the coding sequence GTGCAAATTATTGTCAGCCATACAAACCTTGACTTTGACGGCCTTGCCTCCTTATTCGCTACAAAAAAATTGCAACCAGAAGCCAACGTTTGCCTCTCTCCCCAACTAGGAGCGCGCGTTAAGCAATTTTTACATCTTTATGCAGATGCGTTTGGCTGGCAGAGCTATGAAGAGATGAACTGGGATTGCGTAACGCACATTACATATGTTGATTGCGCCACTCCTGAACGAGCAGGGATAACCGATTATGTAAAGAATAGAACCATTCCTAGTAAATCCATTGATCATCATCATACCGGGGAAACAGGTGCAAACATTACGCTACTCGTAAAGCAATTAGAACAACAGGACATTTCCTTATCAGCGATTGAGGCAACTCTGTTTGGACTTGGCTTATATAGTGATACAAACTTATTAACAAACGATACCGTAACACCTAACGACCTTAATGCCGCTGCGTTTTTATTAACGAACAAGATGGACCTGAAGCTGATAGGCGAATTTTTACGTTCATCGGCTGGAGAGCATCCACTTTTTGATACCCTCTATGAAAATGTTACGTTTGAAACGGTACACGGTAAAACGGTCGCCCTTACCACTTGTGTTGCAGATACCTACATCTCAGATGTCTCAATTGTAGCAGAGGAAATTCATCGCCTGTTTGCGCCAGATGCCACGATTGTTTTATGCCAATTACACAAGCATACCTATGTCATTGCAAGAGCAAACAGCAACGATGTGCCTGTGCATACACTTGCTAAACAGTTAGGTGGAAACGGACATCCTTACGCCGCTTCCGCCATTTGTCGACACCAAGGATTACAAGAGTCCTTACCATTTGTGCGACAAGCACTTGAAGACATGATTCGCATTCAAGACCCTGTTTCATCAATTATGTCATGGCCTGTTCACACGTACTCAGAACATTCGACAATCAAGGAAACAGTTGCTACCAGTAGCCACATTCATCATTCTGGTTTTCCCATTGTAGATACGAATGGTCGACTTTCAGGGATTATGACAAAACAAGATTTACATAAAGCGGAGCAATTCCATCTAGGAGAAAAGCTTCTTTCCTCATACATGACAAAACAAGTCATATCTGTTGAAGCAACAGAGTCAATTGAGCGCGTCAAGCAGCTAATGATTGACCACCAAATAGGCCGTATTCCTGTGATTGACTCGAATCAACACGTCATTGGCATCATTACACGGAGTGATCTTATTCACAGCCAACAGTCCACAAGCGAGTCGTACTCTTCTGACGATCTTGCGCGCTTTTTTGGTCATGAACGCTTTTCATTCCTTCAAAAAATGGGTCAGTTCGCTGATGATAAAGGGGTGTCAATTTATTTAGTCGGCGGCATTATCCGTGATTTTATTCTACAACGACCGTTTAAAGACATGGACTTCGTTATAGAAGGCAACGCAATTGAATTTGCTGAATCCCTTGCAGACGCATTTGGTGGTCACGTACGCAGTCATGCTTCATTCTTAACTACAACGTGGTCTCATGAATATGAAATTGATCTTGTCACAGCAAGAAAAGAGTTTTATAAACGAGCGGGTGCCCTTCCAGAAGTACGTGCAGGGTCCATTAAAGAGGATTTAGCTCGACGTGATTTTTCCATCAACGCCATTGCCGTCCAGCTTAATCCTTCACATTTCGGCAAAATTATTGACCCATTTAAAGGTCGTGAACAAATCACCAAAAAAGAAATCACGATTTTACATCCATTAAGCTTTATTGAAGATCCGACCCGTCTTTTTCGTGGCGTTCGACTTGCCACAAGACTTGGGTTTCACTTCGATCATAACACCATGAAACAAGCTACAAACATGAACAATGCTTTATTGCATATTAGCAAACAGCGCCTGTACCACGAACTTGAGCTTATGTTACAAGAAAAGCAATTTCCTGATCAATTTAAGACACTTGATCATTTTAATGTGTGGATGCTCCTTTTTGGAAATGAACTCGACACCTCAAAAATGGCACATATTAAAACGCTGTTTAACTTACAGCTTAACGAGGTTCTCTATTTATCGTTAATCGCTATTGCATACGAGCAACACGGACATTACGCAAAAAAAGTGGAGCCGTTTGCGCTGACGAAGAGGCAAAGAAAATTATTAAACGATATTCAAAGAGCCGAGCGTGCAACACATCTTACGTCACTCCTTACACTCCATGATGCGCTTGCTACAGCAGAAGATGAAGCCATTCTTTTTATTGCCTCGTTGCCGAGTGTTAAAAACCCTTCACTCATTCAGTACGTAGAGAGGCGTCAACAGCTCCTACCGCTTGTTACAGGGAGTGATCTGATTACGGCTGGCTTTGAACCTGGTCAACAATTTTCACGGTTGCTTTTTGAAATTGAAAAACAGCAACTACTCAACAGATTCAGCACAAAAGAAGAAGCGTTACACTGGATTACACATCAAAAAAACCAGTATGAGATCTAG
- a CDS encoding YjzC family protein, whose amino-acid sequence MGQNKQFTPGQKAPNNGMYVEIGETGSMITRPKSVHLHAGDEFPETTNDDRKWTQQRKP is encoded by the coding sequence ATGGGTCAAAATAAACAATTCACTCCAGGGCAAAAAGCCCCTAATAACGGCATGTACGTTGAGATTGGGGAAACGGGAAGCATGATAACGAGACCGAAATCGGTTCATTTACATGCTGGAGACGAATTTCCTGAAACAACAAATGACGATCGAAAATGGACACAACAGCGGAAACCATAA